The following coding sequences are from one Ursus arctos isolate Adak ecotype North America unplaced genomic scaffold, UrsArc2.0 scaffold_23, whole genome shotgun sequence window:
- the MS4A15 gene encoding membrane-spanning 4-domains subfamily A member 15, with amino-acid sequence MRMCKQPRHRLSLCLPGPPSTMSAAPASNGVFVVMPPSNASGLRPPPAIPPTSMCQPPGVLQFEEPPLGAQTPRAAQPPDLRPMETFLTGEPKALGTVQILIGLIHLGFGSVLLMVRRGHVGMLFIEGGVPFWGGACFVISGSLSVAAEKSHTSCLVRTSLGTNILSAIAAFAGTAILLMDFGVTNWDVGRGYLAVLTIFTILEFFIAVIATHFGCQATRAQASTPVIFLPSAFSTDFNIPSPAASPPPAYDNVAYMPKESSE; translated from the exons ATGCGAATGTGTAAGCAGCCGCGGCATCGTCTGAGCCTTTGTCTCCCAGGCCCTCCGAGCACCATGTCCGCAGCTCCCGCCAGCAATGGGGTGTTTGTCGTCATGCCGCCCAGCAACGCCAGCGGCCTCCGCCCGCCTCCAGCCATCCCGCCCACCTCCATGTGCCAGCCTCCCGGGGTGCTGCAGTTCGAGGAGCCGCCGCTGGGGGCGCAGACGCCGAGGGCCGCCCAGCCGCCCGACCTGCGGCCCATGGAGACATTCCTGACCGGAGAGCCCAAAGCTTTAGGG ACCGTCCAGATCCTCATCGGCCTCATCCACCTGGGTTTCGGCAGCGTGCTGCTCATGGTCCGCCGCGGCCACGTGGGGATGCTCTTCATCGAAGGCGGCGTCCCCTTCTGGGGAGGAGCCTGC TTTGTCATCTCTGGGTCACTCTCAGTGGCAGCTGAGAAGAGCCACACCAGCTGCCTG GTAAGGACCAGCCTGGGGACAAACATTCTCAGTGCCATAGCGGCCTTCGCGGGGACAGCCATTCTGCTCATGGATTTTGGTGTCACTAACTGG GATGTGGGCAGGGGCTATCTGGCCGTGCTTACCATCTTCACCATCCTCGAGTTCTTCATCGCGGTCATTGCCACCCACTTTGGGTGCCAAGCCACCCGCGCTCAAGCCAGCACG CCTGTGATTTTCCTGCCCAGCGCCTTCAGCACTGACTTCAACATCCCCAGCCCCGCAGCCTCTCCGCCCCCCGCCTATGACAATGTGGCATATATGCCCAAGGAGTCATCCGAGTAG